In the Salvia splendens isolate huo1 chromosome 16, SspV2, whole genome shotgun sequence genome, CGGAATTCTATGGTAAACGGGTGCCTGAAGCCGAAGCACTGGcgaggagttaaacttggaattaaCATCCCTCAACAAGCGGAAGCCATTCGGGCGTTGCCTCTCGCCATGGCGATCAAATGGGAGCCACCGGACCCCCCTTGGATTAAAGTGAATACGGATGGTTCCTTCAATGAAGCGATCAACAAagcaggagggggaggagtcATTCGCGATTTCTCGGGTAAAATGCTTGTGGCCTTTTGCATACCTTTTGAAGCACAATCGGCTCTGGAGGCGGAATTGTTGGCAATGATCCACGGGCTGAACATCGCCAAGGAATTTGGCCTCCCTATTTGGATCGAATCAGACGCTGAACAAGCTATCAAATTGATTAATGGGGCAGGATGGGGACCGGCGCTAGCCCGGGAAGCCATGGCGCATCTGATCCTTCTTAAGCGCCAACTTAAATTCCGTGCCACCTTCATTCACCGGGAGGGAAACAAGGCGGCAGATTTCCTTGCGAGAATGGGACTAGGGAGAGATAGAGGCCAACAAATGCAACAAGACTCGGTGCCGAGAGAGCTTGCGGACCTCGTCCGCATGGATCAAATGGGCCTTTCACATGTTCGTACCCTAGGAAGGGACGGGGACTAGAATTgttttcacttgcttcttgtAATTTTGtcgggagtatgatgaggtccgacccttgtgggatcggaccgcatactactcttggttTTTGTCTTGGCACACCACCTTCGGGTGTGGCCGCGCTTTGTAATTACctcattttgaaatatagggatgagggacccacgaaccctccaccgtaaaggtgtttgattaaaaaaaaaaaaaaaaaaaaaaaaaaaaaaaaaaaatgcatgctagtcacattcttttggggaggccatggcagtttgatcgtagagtgacttatgatggatttcacaaccactacaccttcaagcacaacaacaagtctattatgcttATGTCTTTaacacctcaacaagttcaagaggaccaacagaaattgtcacaagcaaggagagctcgtgaggttgagaggaaaagaagtgagagcattgaaaaagagtcgagtgaaaaaaagagtcgagagaaaagtaagaatgagaggaaaaaaggtgagggcattgaaaaagagtcaagcgaaaagagtccgaatgaaaaaaagaacttttatgtgggagcaagagaaataaagagtgcaatagttgaaaaaaagagtgttttcatcttagtgtacaaacagtctttgtttaccactaacgaattaaccacttctttgccaagtgcttttgtgtctcttttacaggaATTCGAAGATGTTTTTcccgtggaagaatcaagtggattaccgccattaagaggtattgaacaccaaattgaccttattcccggggcagttctaccaaatcgaccagcctatagagccaatcccgaagagactaaggaaattcaaaggcaagtgcaagagttgttggacaatggaaaaatccgtgagagcatgagtccatgtgctgttccggtaattgttgtttctaagaaagatggatcatggaggatgtgcatcgactgccgagcaatcaacaaaatcacggtaaagtatcgctatcctattcctaggctagatgatatgcttgatgaattgcatggttctgttgtgtttagtaagatcgatttgaaaagtggttatcatcaaattcgaattagagaaggagacgaatggaaaacagcctttaaaacaaaatttggtctatatgagtggttagtaatgccttttggtttaactaatgcaccaagtactttcatgaggttgatgcaccatgttttgagaaaattcattggaaaatttgtggttgtttattttgatgatattcttgtctatagcaaaaatgtgaatgaacatcttaaccatgtgcgtgcagttttggataccttacgaaaagaatcattgtatgcaaatctcaaaaagtgttctttttgcatggataaagttgtttttctgggttttgttataagtgctaatgggattgaaatggaaaaagagaaggtgaaagctattttagaatggccaattcctcaaaatgtagcacaagttagaagttttcatggtcttgctagtttttataggaggtttgtcaaggattttagtacaattgctgcacctttgaatgaaattgtgaaaaaaggatgtttgtttttattggggagaaaaacaagaacatgcttttaatctccttaaggaaaaacttacaactgcaccaattctttctttgcctaactttgataacatgtttgagcttgaatgtgatgcatctggggtaggcataggagctgttttgttgcaggatagGAAGCCAATCGCGtactttagcgaaaagttgaaaggagctcaattgaactatccaacgtatgacaaggagttatatgctttggttagagctttggaaacatggcagcattacttgtggcctagagagtttgtaattcacacggatcatgaatctctcaagtacttgaaaggtcaaggtaagcttagcaagagacatgttaagtgggtggaattcattgaatcatttccctatgtaatcaaatacaaaaagggaaaagaaaatattgtggctgatgcattatctcggaggtacattttgatcactactttgagttctaagttgcttggttttgagttgattaaggaaatgtatgataatgacccggacttttcttctatctatttagcttgtgagcatgctgcatttgacaagttctataggcatgatggctatttgtttagagaaaacaaattatgcattcctaaaggttctatgcgtgaattgcttgtgcgtgaagctcatggtggtggtttaatgggtcattttggagtccataagacaatgaATGTTTTGcttgaacatttcttttggcctaaaatgcgtgtggatgttgaaagaatttgtaaaagatgcataacttgcatgcaagccaagtctaaatcacacccacatggtttgtacaaaccgttaccaattcctagtgcaccttgggaggatatttcaatggactttgttgttggtttgccaagaacaaaaagaggtagagattcagtttttgtggttgttgataggttttcaaaaatggcacattttattccatgtcacaaaactgatgatgcatctcatatcgctgatttgttctttaaagaaattgtccgtttgcatggtgttcctagatcaattgtgagtgatcgagatgctaaatttgtgagtcatttttggcgagtgttgtggaataagttgggaactaaactcttgttttctactacttgtcatccacaaactgatggacaaactgaagtagttaataggactttgtctcaattactacgaactttagttaaaaagaacttgaaaagttgggaggaatgcttaccttttgctgagtttgcttataatcgaagtgtccattctgctactaacttttccccatttgaagttgtgtatggtttcaatccattgagtccactagatttgattccaatacctattgaagatcgtgcaagtcttgatagaaaagctaaggctgaaatggtgaaaagattgcatgaaagggtaagactcaacattgaaaagaggacagaacaatatgcaaagcaagccaacaagggtcggaaacaagtcatctttgagccgggagattgggtttggttgcatatgagaaaggagagatttccttcgaaaagaaagtccaagttgcagccaagaggagatggaccattccaagtgattggaaaagtcaatgataatgcttacaaacttgacttacctggtgagtttaatgtaagtgctactttcaatgtttctgatttatctccttatgttggtgaattagattcgaggacgaatcctcttgaagaagaagggaatgatggaggtacacccaagctgatcaacaaggacaagaagatggatccattaatcattcaaagtggaccaattacaagagctagagctaagaagataaaggagtccatgatgcttttagttgatgaaataaaagcccaattccaagaccattcaacattgggccaaatggtgaatattattcaagttagtgggcagcccaatgcatgaagttttgagtcaatatatatcacattttggaggcccaaattgaagataaatgatgcattttcgtccaagttggagcagcaaaaatgaagagtcatttttaagttactttttgagttaaataagtgactttagatgtcctaaagtcacaccaatagttaggagttacttttcacttattatgagtcattctaaaggtcttaagttgtactaatgatatgagactttcaagagtccattctagcctataaataggcttgtaagcatgtcatttgaggacatcattgatcaaatacgaaaatagagtttgtcttgtgagttgaattctctttgtagagtttttcacttgtttggaacttatcaagatactttgagcaagttcttgtggcgttcaaccataccgaggttcttggctgattacatagccaacgggtcgaggttttcgaagctctggaagtggatcaaaccagattatcaatcaaggaaatccgctgccaatcattatacgtggggttcttggatcaatatatccaacgggtccttcgtcctatCCCAATCGATATcaccacatgttttggaacctgaaCGGCCTACCCCCGCTGTTATGATCTGTCCCTTTGCATCTTACCAACACAGgcccatggtccgaggcaatccggggcagGTTCGTCACCCGGGTAGTTTCCAAAATTTGTGCCCAACGTTCATTCACAAGAATTCTATCCAATCTTTCGAAGAGaccattcttggcccatgtgaaCTCCGACCCATCATAGCCCGGGTCTAGAATCCTGCAATCCTCAATAGCCtccgcaaagtccaccatttcagctTGGCGGTTTGTTTCACTCCCTACTCTGTCTCGTGGAtggagaatggtgttgaagtcccctccgatCAACCATGGTGAGCCCTCCCAAAGTATGGAGCACTCCCTCAATTCATCCCATAAATGAATCCGTTCGGTTCTTGTACATTTTGCATACACCGCCGAGACACACAAGTGACTAGCTAGGCGGGGGGATCCAAAGCGGCCGGATAGGGCCTGATCCGTGTCTCTCTCGACCAGGAAGCTGGCCCCTTCCTCAACAAACACCCAAATCTTCCCATTTCTATTCGATCCTTGGAAAACCAGCCCCAAAGCCTTTGAGAACTTCTCCGCGTTGGGGCTTgtgagcggctccattattgcaagaaaatgaatattatgagtcttaattagtcttttaagaacattttgggtaggcgcgttagcaactcccctaacgttccaaaacaaaaaGTTGACAGACATGATTAATGGGGAAGAGTCTTACCCGGTGACCGTGCGAGGTCCCCCTGATATTCCACCATTTGAAGCCGTTCCTCTCCAATGTATCCCTCCTCATGCATGATCATGGGATCATCCCCACCGGCATAAAGGATGGTTCGGGGCCTCCCCTCTTTATCTCCAtccccctccacgtcatcatcatcttctaggAAATCTTCCTTCTCCATGAGGGAAAAGTATTGGTTGGAGCTTAGGACATTTCGGGCTGCTTGGGACCCTCGGCCCTGTGCCGCTCCCCGTGTTCCCCCTCTCCAACTAGAAAACGCTCCTCGTCGGGAGGGCGTGTACCCATTCGTAGCCCCATGGGATTCACCTCCATGATGGGTAGAACTAGCCACCACTCCGACGGTTTTGTCGAAGGTATCTCGGCCATAGGAGCTCTCGCCCCTTTCATGGACACTTGCCACCGGAGCCGCGTCAGAATTACCATGCATTTCGCCCATGATGTCCGGGCCTGACCACTCCCTCGGCTCGGGACCAATGGCCGAGGATCCGACTTTTGGCAGTCCTTTCGgccctttgtttttcttttgatgtttccATTCTTTAGAGCTAGCCATTtcctttggttgttccgttttGTCCCTTCCCCCTTGACTCTCATGGTGTGGCTGTCTCGGCGTTACATTATTGTAGTTCCTCTTCGGGGGGCGTTCAACGTTACCCGCCGCATAACACACCTCACGTTTATGTCCAACATGCCTACATTCCATGCAATATgccgggatcttgtcccatttcacttttagcaCCGTCTCACGGCCACAAATATCTAGAATGAACTCCTCGGGAGGTGGCGTCGTAATGTCAATTTCAATGAAAATGCGAGCAAACGAGAGTCTcgacttgttggccgtagcGCGATCCACTTGTATCGGGTTTCCAAGCAATTTACCGATTGCAAAGAGGGCGGCGTGATCAAAGAGGTGGATTGGGAGGCCAATGATGTTACACCAAACTGCCGCGATCGGGGATTCACAATACGCATCAAAATCCGGGGACCACTTGAAAACCCTCATGGGGTGCCGATCAATAAACCACACCGGAGTCCCTTTCGGTCCACTTAGCAAAcgggcataatccgccatatcctcgaattgaacaaatatatgcttagcattaataTACTTCCATGTAAATCCTctattaaatttgatattatctagggccttttgtatttggtatgaagtgggtatagagtgggagaacttacccacaatggcgtgcccaATACTCAAGGCCAGCTTTTGaacttccgctccggagaagtagattgcCGGAATGCCATTGGAAGTGGACGCAAAGCCTATATTTGGAATGTTATCCGGCTCGAACACTTTCGGCCCTTCGGTGTTCCGCGACATCCGAACCATATCCGCCATGCTCTTGGGAGCGCTTGTGTTCCGCGCGCCTTCTTCATTTCCTTCGGGTCGGGAGTTACTCAATGAGGCCTTGTGTCGCGCCGCCCACGCGTTGCCTAGTGGCTCTGATCCAGCCAAGGCTTGTGGTCCACGGTGCACGCACACGTCGGCCATCGTCGTGTCATCATTGGCCGACCTCCCGTCCGCATCCGAGGTCTTGTTCTCGGTTGGCTCAGCAGCCTTGTCGGGGGCCGAGGGCCCAGTCGTGGCTCGAAGTGGTGTGGCGTCCGGTTGTGGGGATTGGCTCGGGCGTAGCCGACCGCTCTCGAAGGCATCTCGGATTTTGCGAAACCGGCCTCGTTccaggggggggggggggggggggaaatccTCAAGTGATGGGCCATTTGCAACCAGGGGTGGTTCGGGGTTTGGTTCAGAGGACCATGGGAGGGCGAGGTCCGGTCCGGCCCTTTCAACAAGGTCCGCCGGCCACTTGTCTCCAAGGAAGGGCTGCACCACCATGGCGTCTAGCATCTCCGGCATGTCAAGGTTTGCTAGTTGCATGATGGAATCTTTCTTTGGCTGCACATGGGCTTCAACGGCTAGTAGTTCACGTGATGGCTCGGTTCGGCAAGCCACCAAACAACTTTCGGAAAGTAGGTTTGTTGTTGGCTCCATTTCGGGTAATTTGACTTTCACATCCACCAAGGACAATTGTACCTCCTTTTGACTATCTCTCATGCATCTTGGACCTAGTGGTTGGTTGGCCCTATCTTTACCAATGCACACCCCGTCGCCGGCCGTTTGCTGGTCGGAATCCGGCGCCGCCGCGGCCGCCGTGGCTGTTCCGTCATCGGTGGAATACCCATCCTCCAAGAGGCCTTCTTCATTAGTGTTGGAATTCATGGTGCCCTTAGGGGAGGAGTTCCCCACTTCATCCATGTGTTGGCTCGCCGGAAAGATGGGACCCTTGCATTTTGGAGACCCGATGGTGGGGCTATCTTCTTCaccgaaatcaatcttcttccggaGTTGCTTGTCTTCCGGCATAGGTGAGAGTacaaaccttttccgaccatcgCCTTTGGTGGAAGGGGCCGGGGTACTTTTCCTCTCTTTCACGTTTGTTTTCAAGGATTTCCTCGCCATTTTCTTGGAGGGAAGGCTTGTGGAGGAAGCCTCTTCCGACGTGAACGTCATTTGTTGGACCAAGGGAGGGTCCTCGGCCGCCCGGAGGACCATTTGCTGATCCGAGATGGTGCGGGGTTCCTCGGACCCCGGTGGAGGATCCGGCGGGTGTTCCGGCATGGCTGAAGGAGAGTCAAGACACCAGCCGCACCGGGGAGTTGAGCGGGGGTTGGTGAGGTGAGGCTCGAGACTGGTGGAGCGAGCCGGGGTTGTGGTTGTGGCCTTGGACGAACAAGGATGGTGGTCGGAGATGGAAGGAAGGTCGGCGTGGGGGGGTGGTCGAAAGGTGGATTATCGTTCAAAAGGGagaattgctagagagaagggagagcatctccggggaggccatggcagtttgatcgtagagtgacttatgatggatttcacaaccactacaccttcaagcaaAACAACAAGTCTATCATGCTTGTCTCTttgacacctcaacaagttcaagaagaTCAACAGAAATTATCtcaagcaaggagagctcgtgaggttgagagaaaaaaaagcgaCGGCATTGAAAAAGACTCGAGTgaaaagagtcgagagaaaagtaagaatgagggaaaagaaaaaaagaatttctatgtgagagcaaaagaaataaagagtgcaatagttaaacaaaagagtgttttcatcttagtgtacaaagagtctttgtttaccactaacgaattaaccacttctttgtcaactacttttgtgtctcttttacaagaattcgagGATGTCTTTCCCGAGGATGAACCAAGTGGATTAcctccattaagaggtattgaacatCAAATTGACTTTGTTCCAGGTGCAGTTCTACCaaaccgaccagcctatagggccaatcccgaagagactaaggaaattcaaaggcaagtgcaagagttgttggagaaaggaaaaatccgtgagagcatgagtccatgtgttgtgccggtaattgttgtttctaagaaagatggatcatggaggatgtgcaccgactgtcgagcaatcaacaaaatcactgtaaagtatcgctatcctattcctaggctagatgatatgcttgatgaattgcatggatctgttgtgtttagtaagatcgatttgaaaagtggttatcatcaaattcgcattagagaaggagatgaatggaaaacagcctttaaaacaaaatttggtctatatgagtggttagtcatgccttttggtttaactaatgcaccaagcactttcatgagattgatgcaccatgttttgagaaaattcattggaaaatttgtggttgtttattttgatgatattcttgtctatagcaaaaatgtggatgaacatcttaaccatgtgcaTGCTATTTTGGACACCTTaagaaaagaatcattgtatgctAATCTCAAGAAGTGTTcattttgcatggataaagttgtttttcttggttttgttataagtgcaaatgggattgaaatggaaaaggagaaggtgaaagctattttagaatggccaattcctcaaaatgtagcacaagttagaagttttcatggtttgcaagtttttataggaggtttgtcaaggattttagtacaattgctgcacctttgaatgaaattgtgaaaaaggatgtttgtttttattggggagaaaaacaagagcatgcttttaatctccttaaagaaaaacttacaactgcaccaattctttctttgcctaactttgataacatgtttgagcttgaatgtgatgcatctggagtaggcatcagagctgttttgttgcaggatgaaaagccaatcgcttactttagcgaaaagttgaaaggagctcaattgaactatccaacgtatgacaaggagttatatgcgTTGGTTAGAGCTTTAgaaacatggcagcattacttgtggcctagagagtttgtaattcatacggatcatgaatctctcaagtacttgaaaggtcaaggtaagcttagcaagagacatgttaagtgggtggaattcattgaatcatttccctatgtaatcaaatacaaaaagggaaaagaaaacattgtggctgatgcattgtctcggaggtacattttgatcactaatttgagttctaagttgcttggttttgagttgattaaggaaatatatgataatgacccggacttttcttctatctatttagcttgtgagcatgctgcatttgacaagttctataggcatgatggctatttgtttagagaaaataaactgtgcattcctaaaggttctatgcgtgaattgcttgtgcgtgaagcacatggtggtggtttaatggggcattttggagtccataagacaatggatattttgcatgaacatttcttttggcctaaaatgcgtgtggatgttgaaagaatttgtaaaagatgcataacttgtatgcaagccaagtctaaatcacacccacatggtttgtacaaaccgttaccaattcctagtgcaccttgggaggatatttcaatggactttgttgttggtttgccaagaacaaaaagaggtagagattcagtttttgtggttgttgataggttttcaaaaatggcacattttattccatgtcacaaaactgatgatgcatctcatatcgctgatttgttctttaaagaaattgtccgtttgcatggtgttcctagatcaattgtgagtgatcgagatgctaaatttgtgagtcatttttggcgagtgttgtggaataagttaggaactaaactcttgttttccactacttgtcatccacaaactgatggacaaactgaagtagttaataggactttgtctcaattactacgaactttagttaaaaagaacttgaaaagttgggaggaatgcttaccttttgctgaatttgcttataatcgaagtgttcattctgctactaacttttctccatttgaagttgtgtatggttttaatccattgagcccactagatttgatcccaatacctattgaagatcgtgcaagtcttgatggaaaagctaaggccgaaatggtgaaaagattgcatgaaagggtatgactcaacattgaaaagaggacagaacaatatgcaaagcaagccaacaagggtcggaaacaagtcatctttgagccgggagattgggtttggttgcatatgagaaaggagagatttccttcgaaaagaaagtccaagttgcagccaagaggagatggaccattccaagtgattggaaaagtcaatgataatgcttacaaacttgacttacctggtgagtttaatgtaagtgctactttcaatgtttctgatttatctccttatgttggtgaattagattcgaggacgaatcctcttgaagaagaagggaatgatggagctacacccaagctgatctacaaggacaagaagatggatccattgttccttcaaagtggaccaattacaagagctagagctaagaagataaaggagtccatgatgcttttagttgatgaagtaaaagcccaattccaagaccaatctacattgggccaaatggtgaatattattcaagttagtgggcagcccaatgcatgaagttttgagtcactatatatcacatttcggaggcccaaattgaagatacatgatgcattttcgtccaagttggagcaaccaaaatgaagagtcatttttaagttactttttgagttgaTAAGaatctagagagagacgctcccccttctctctagcaattcccCCACCTTGATCCTTTTCGCCGTCCACCCACTCACACCCACGACCCGCCGCGACTCCCTCACGCCGACCACCACACCTCACCCCCCCCACAACCCGCCGAGACCTTTTCCACGCCGGTCGTGTCACCATCCCTCCTCAACTCCACCGTCTCCCCACCTTGGTTCGGTGCTGCGGTCACACCCTCGGCTGGCCATGCCGGACCCCCCCACAAACCCAACCCCGGCCCCACCagaccccgaggaggctaggTCTATCCCGGACCAATTTATGATTTTTCACTCATGTGATGACCCAACACCAAAGGTCTCGGCCaaagatttgaaaatgcaaagcaagaagaataggatgatggctaggaagagcacgccggcacctctcacaaaaggtcatggccggaaaaggttcgtaccttctccactcccggaggacaaacaacttaggaagaagctcgactttggaGAAGAGGAGACCTCCGAGCCCGAGTCATCCGTCCCGAGCCCCGACCTTGATAGCCTTAAATCCAAGGTAAATCTTTTTCCGGCTTGCTCCATTGATAGCAAGGAAGCACTTGGCCTAGGAGCCCTTCCTAAAGCCCCCACATCCGAGGATGGGGTCCAAATGGAAGTGGTGGTTCACGGAGATGcaccggcggcggaggtggcgccACCCTTCGACCATGGACCCGTCATGAGCGAGATGACCGTTGGAGGGGATGATGTCGGACCCCTAAACGTATCCCAAGAGGATTTGACCGTAGCATGTGTGCCAAAAAGtacattggggagtgagatagtcaacttgcccgaattgggcatgggaacaaatcacctttcggaaagtgcttttgccccttaccaaaaccggaagtcacatgtgga is a window encoding:
- the LOC121770447 gene encoding uncharacterized protein LOC121770447 — translated: MEPLTSPNAEKFSKALGLVFQGSNRNGKIWVFVEEGASFLVERDTDQALSGRFGSPRLASHLCVSAVYAKCTRTERIHLWDELRECSILWEGSPWLIGGDFNTILHPRDRVGSETNRQAEMVDFAEAIEDCRILDPGYDGSEFTWAKNGLFERLDRILVNERWAQILETTRVTNLPRIASDHGPVLVRCKGTDHNSGGRPFRFQNMW